A window of Phalacrocorax carbo chromosome 29 unlocalized genomic scaffold, bPhaCar2.1 SUPER_29_unloc_4, whole genome shotgun sequence contains these coding sequences:
- the LOC135310738 gene encoding CXXC-type zinc finger protein 1-like isoform X1 yields the protein MDSEFSDAEAGPGGEENAPVYCVCRKPDINCFMIGCDNCNEWFHGDCINITEKMAKAIREWYCRQCREKDPALEIRYRHKKWREKEREQEGGKAPEPPTEQGRAAKIKRSARMCGECEACRRPEDCGQCDFCRDMKKFGGPNKIRQKCRLRQCQLRARESYKYFPTSELCAGAFDEHGLPWLSDPEDAPFLDPALRKRAVKVKHVKRREKKSDKKKEERYKRHRQKPRHRERSRHPERPDGRDPAGLGQCLGPGCTRPARAPSKYCSEACGVKLAANRIYEILPQRIQQWQQSPCVAEEHGKRLLERIRREQHQARLRLQEMERRFHELEGLIARAKGHPPREDEESTEGDSEDTDLQIFCVSCGHPINPKVALRHMERCYAKGHAPVLRRLQPSEQNLLQAAAGAVPRALPRPQGAGGRGVRVPPGAGRLRADGGVLPRPQAPLPPALLLGEAAPRRGGPGARPGVVQAGRALRAGAQRAGGHDEPGGAAGADAAPDHPARPPHHRPALAALRGPPNPPGTPTPPPGTPTPPPGAAGTPPGPAPPRPSGRGGCVGASSATPPAPTCAVSAEGAPPKPPGVPPTPPRDPQTPPAPPGGPQTSGDPPTLPEGSPNPPPGGPQPSWYPPTPGGPPQTLGAPPDAGGPP from the exons ATG GACAGCGAGTTCTCGGACGCGGAGGCCGGCCCGGGGGGGGAGGAGAACGCCCCCGTGTACTGCGTCTGTCGCAAACCCGACATCAACTGCTTCATGAT CGGCTGCGACAACTGCAACGAGTGGTTCCACGGCGACTGCATCAACATCACCGAGAAGATGGCCAAGGCCATTCGGGAGTGGTACTGCCGGCAGTGTCGGG AGAAGGACCCGGCGCTGGAGATCCGGTACCGGCACAAGAAGTGGCGGGAGAAGGagcgggagcaggaggggggCAAAGCCCCGGAGCCCCCCACCGAGCAGGGACGGGCCGCCAAG ATCAAGCGCTCGGCGCGCATGTGTGGGGAGTGCGAGGCCTGCCGGCGCCCCGAGGACTGCGGCCAGTGCGATTTCTGCCGCGACATGAAGAAATTCGGGGGCCCCAACAAGATCCGCCAGAAGTGCCGGCTGCGGCAGTGCCAGCTGCGCGCCCGC GAGTCCTACAAGTACTTCCCCACCTCG GAGCTCTGCGCCGGCGCCTTCGACGAGCACGGCCTG CCGTGGCTCAGCGACCCCGAGGACGCCCCTTTCCTCGACCCCGCCCTGCGCAAACGCGCCGTCAAGGTCAAACACGTCAAGCGGCGCGAGAAGAAGTCGGATAAAAAG AAGGAGGAGCGCTACAAGCGGCACCGGCAGAAGCCGCGGCACCGGGAGCGCAGCCGGCACCCGGAGCGCCCCGACGGCCGCGACCCCGCCGGGCTGGGCCAGTGCCTGGGCCCCGGCTGCACCCGCCCCGCCAGGGCCCCCTCCAAGTACTGCAGCGAGGCCTGCGGCGTCAAGCTGGCCGCCAA CCGGATCTACGAGATCCTTCCGCAGCGGATccagcagtggcagcagagCCCCTGCGTGGCGGAGGAACACGGCAAGCGGCTgctggagcggatccggcgcgAGCAGCACCAGGCCCGCCTGCGCCTGCAGGAGATGGAGCGGCGCTTCCACGAGCTCGAGGGGCTCATCGCCCGCGCCAAGGGGCACCCGCCCCGCGAGGATGAGGAG agCACGGAGGGGGACAGCGAGGACACGGACCTGCAGATCTTCTGCGTCTCCTGCGGGCACCCCATCAACCCCAAGGTGGCGCTGCGGCACATGGAGCGCTGCTACGCCAAG ggccacGCGCCTGTTCTGCGACGTCTACAACCCTCAGAGCAAAACCTACTGCAAGCGGCTGCAGGTGCTGTGCCCCGAGCACTCCCGCGACCCCAAG gTGCCGGCGGACGAGGTGTGCGGGTGCCCCCTGGTGCGGGACGTCTTCGAGCTGACGGGGGAGTTCTGCCGCGTCCCCAAGCGCCGCTGCCACCGGCACTACTGCTGGGAGAAGCTGCGCCGCGCCGAGGTGGACCTGGAGCGCGTCCgggtg TGGTACAAGCTGGACGAGCTCTTCGAGCAGGAGCGCAACGTGCGGGCGGCCATGACGAACCGGGCGGGGCTGCTGGCGCTGATGCTGCACCAGACCATCCAGCACGACCCCCTCACCACCGACCTGCGCTCGCAGCGCTGAGgggccccccaaacccccccggtacccccacacccccccccggtacccccacccccccccccggagccGCGGGaaccccgcccggccccgccccgccccgcccatCCGGGCGGGGCGGCTGCGTCGGGGCGTCCAGCGcgacccccccagcacccacctgtgCTGTCAGTGCTGAGGGGgcccccccaaaacctccaggggtccccccaacccccccccgggacccccaaacaccccccgccccccctggGGGCCCCCAAACCTCGGGGGACCCCCCAACCCTCCCTGAGGGGTCCCCgaaccccccccccgggggacCCCAACCCTCCTGGTACCCCCCAACCCCTGggggccccccccaaaccctgggGGCCCCCCCGGACGCTGGGGGACCCCCTTGA
- the LOC135310738 gene encoding CXXC-type zinc finger protein 1-like isoform X2 has product MDSEFSDAEAGPGGEENAPVYCVCRKPDINCFMIGCDNCNEWFHGDCINITEKMAKAIREWYCRQCREKDPALEIRYRHKKWREKEREQEGGKAPEPPTEQGRAAKIKRSARMCGECEACRRPEDCGQCDFCRDMKKFGGPNKIRQKCRLRQCQLRARESYKYFPTSELCAGAFDEHGLPWLSDPEDAPFLDPALRKRAVKVKHVKRREKKSDKKKEERYKRHRQKPRHRERSRHPERPDGRDPAGLGQCLGPGCTRPARAPSKYCSEACGVKLAANRIYEILPQRIQQWQQSPCVAEEHGKRLLERIRREQHQARLRLQEMERRFHELEGLIARAKGHPPREDEESTEGDSEDTDLQIFCVSCGHPINPKVALRHMERCYAKYESQTSFGSMYPTRIEGATRLFCDVYNPQSKTYCKRLQVLCPEHSRDPKVPADEVCGCPLVRDVFELTGEFCRVPKRRCHRHYCWEKLRRAEVDLERVRVWYKLDELFEQERNVRAAMTNRAGLLALMLHQTIQHDPLTTDLRSQR; this is encoded by the exons ATG GACAGCGAGTTCTCGGACGCGGAGGCCGGCCCGGGGGGGGAGGAGAACGCCCCCGTGTACTGCGTCTGTCGCAAACCCGACATCAACTGCTTCATGAT CGGCTGCGACAACTGCAACGAGTGGTTCCACGGCGACTGCATCAACATCACCGAGAAGATGGCCAAGGCCATTCGGGAGTGGTACTGCCGGCAGTGTCGGG AGAAGGACCCGGCGCTGGAGATCCGGTACCGGCACAAGAAGTGGCGGGAGAAGGagcgggagcaggaggggggCAAAGCCCCGGAGCCCCCCACCGAGCAGGGACGGGCCGCCAAG ATCAAGCGCTCGGCGCGCATGTGTGGGGAGTGCGAGGCCTGCCGGCGCCCCGAGGACTGCGGCCAGTGCGATTTCTGCCGCGACATGAAGAAATTCGGGGGCCCCAACAAGATCCGCCAGAAGTGCCGGCTGCGGCAGTGCCAGCTGCGCGCCCGC GAGTCCTACAAGTACTTCCCCACCTCG GAGCTCTGCGCCGGCGCCTTCGACGAGCACGGCCTG CCGTGGCTCAGCGACCCCGAGGACGCCCCTTTCCTCGACCCCGCCCTGCGCAAACGCGCCGTCAAGGTCAAACACGTCAAGCGGCGCGAGAAGAAGTCGGATAAAAAG AAGGAGGAGCGCTACAAGCGGCACCGGCAGAAGCCGCGGCACCGGGAGCGCAGCCGGCACCCGGAGCGCCCCGACGGCCGCGACCCCGCCGGGCTGGGCCAGTGCCTGGGCCCCGGCTGCACCCGCCCCGCCAGGGCCCCCTCCAAGTACTGCAGCGAGGCCTGCGGCGTCAAGCTGGCCGCCAA CCGGATCTACGAGATCCTTCCGCAGCGGATccagcagtggcagcagagCCCCTGCGTGGCGGAGGAACACGGCAAGCGGCTgctggagcggatccggcgcgAGCAGCACCAGGCCCGCCTGCGCCTGCAGGAGATGGAGCGGCGCTTCCACGAGCTCGAGGGGCTCATCGCCCGCGCCAAGGGGCACCCGCCCCGCGAGGATGAGGAG agCACGGAGGGGGACAGCGAGGACACGGACCTGCAGATCTTCTGCGTCTCCTGCGGGCACCCCATCAACCCCAAGGTGGCGCTGCGGCACATGGAGCGCTGCTACGCCAAG TACGAGAGCCAGACGTCCTTTGGGTCCATGTACCCCACCCGCATCGAGGG ggccacGCGCCTGTTCTGCGACGTCTACAACCCTCAGAGCAAAACCTACTGCAAGCGGCTGCAGGTGCTGTGCCCCGAGCACTCCCGCGACCCCAAG gTGCCGGCGGACGAGGTGTGCGGGTGCCCCCTGGTGCGGGACGTCTTCGAGCTGACGGGGGAGTTCTGCCGCGTCCCCAAGCGCCGCTGCCACCGGCACTACTGCTGGGAGAAGCTGCGCCGCGCCGAGGTGGACCTGGAGCGCGTCCgggtg TGGTACAAGCTGGACGAGCTCTTCGAGCAGGAGCGCAACGTGCGGGCGGCCATGACGAACCGGGCGGGGCTGCTGGCGCTGATGCTGCACCAGACCATCCAGCACGACCCCCTCACCACCGACCTGCGCTCGCAGCGCTGA